A single Paenibacillus kribbensis DNA region contains:
- a CDS encoding YycC family protein, with protein sequence MRPLQISPETAVKLSEKLGIPLEHLMHTPQHILMQKLAELAKEETTDPNGGESDKS encoded by the coding sequence ATGAGACCCTTACAAATTTCGCCGGAAACGGCTGTGAAATTATCCGAAAAGCTTGGCATTCCGCTGGAACACCTTATGCATACACCCCAGCACATTTTGATGCAAAAGCTGGCCGAACTGGCTAAAGAAGAAACCACTGACCCGAACGGCGGAGAGTCGGACAAATCAT